Sequence from the Pristiophorus japonicus isolate sPriJap1 chromosome 10, sPriJap1.hap1, whole genome shotgun sequence genome:
ttcttgatagcctctgtcttggcgtttgtgggccgaatgccgtccgccgtgctctttctccccaaaaactccacttctgttgccatgaagactcattttgacctcttcagctgcagcccgacgcgatccagtcgctggaggactcctccaggttttgtaggtgctcggcggtatcccgacccgttaccaatatgtcgtcctgaataaccaccgtgcgtggtaccgacttgagtaggctctccatgtttttctggaagatcgctgcaaccgaccgagttccaaacgggcatctgttgtagatgaacagtcccttgtgtatgttgatgcaggtgaggcccttcgaagactcctccagttcctgcgtcatgtaggctgaagtcaggtcgaacttggtcttgcctcctgccagcgtcgcaaataggtcgtctgcattagatagcgggtattggtcctgtagcgagaaacgtttaatagttacttgataatcgccgcaaatcctgaccgtgccatcccttttgagtactggaacaatcaggctggcccactcgctgaattccactggggagatgatgccctcgcgttgcagcctgtccagctcgatttccactctctccctcatcatgtgaggtaccgctcgcaccttatgGTGAAtgcgttgtgcctctgggaccaagtggatccgcaccttcgccctggaaaagtttccaatgcctggctcaaaaagggaaggaaaatcTGTtcggaacctgggtacatgaggccttatcgacacgtgatagtgctcggatggcatcttagttccagcagattttgcccagccagctccttccaagcagtgtggggcccgggacaatccagagtggcagttcgtgcaccatgcccttgtaggtgactttgaccagggcgctgcccaggacagtgataagcactTTGGTGTAcgatctcagtttcgtgtggatggggctcagggctggtctgagtgccttgttgcaccacagtctctcaaacatctttttactcatgatggattggctagcgccagtgtccagttccatggctacgggcaagccattcaattttatatttagcattataggtggacatttcatcgaaaatgtgtgcaccctgtgtatttcagcatctgcctcctctctgatgctcgaaattgctttgatccaccatggaccgatcttcctctgccacatggtggttagccagttttgcagagcttgcagctcgtctgcaagctcgttggaggtgccccattgttccacagctcttgcaaacataccttttgaagcggcatgaataggctgaatggaagcctccacaacgccaacgtgtgaattgccttgcattcatcctttgttgtggactcagtcatctgggtcaccggaggcctgctggcagttgaagactcgtggtttctgccctgtacatttctgctcgcaaacacagttccagttaatttatgaacattgctagcactggtgtgctgagagatttgtttggtgttatcactggtggacataaacacctgtgctatcgcaatggccttactaagggttggtgtctctacagtgaaaagttttcataggatggtctcgtggccaatgcccagtacaaaaaagtctctgagcatttgctccaggtagccatcaaactcacattgtcctacaagtcgccttagcttggcgacgtagctcgccacttcctgaccttcagatcgctggtacgtatagaaccgatacctcgccatcagcacactctccctcgggtcaagatgctcccgaaccagtgtacacagctcctcatacgacttatttgtgggtttcaccggagccagaagattcttcatgaggctgtaggtcggtgccctgcagaccgtgaggtggaccgctctcctttttgcagcgcttccttctccatccagctcgttggctacaaagtactggtctagccgttcgacataggcttcccagtcatcaccttccgagaacttctgcaggatgcccacagtttgctgcatctttgcgttggattcgtatactcgtcgccagttattgtgttcctgatacagatgagactgcacacagggaggttaaagtaacagtgacctcagtctttattaagacactccagaatgaggaacaggccttcggggccggtttatatacagtgctcccaagggatgctgggatcccatgggacttcaggggatgcgctccctggtggcggaacatgggagtgcatgctttacagatacacaacacatacaatCTTCATTATTGAATTCTGGCTGATTTTCCCACAGATAACATTTCCCAGGTCCCAGATGCACAAGGGCATCGGACCATCTCTACCTCTATTGATTTTTTACAGCATCACTTATCTAAGCATGAAGTTCACAACTTATTCCTCTGCCAATCCATTTCAGCAGGTTGAGAAGCCAAAGGGAAGCTTGGAAAAAAAAGGGAAAAGACTGGGCAAAAAATAAAATATTAGTCTTTATTTCAAACTTTGTAACATTTTTGTCAATGAACTGAAGCTTCACACATTTACAACCAGACCTTAGATTACATACCAAACAAAACCATGCTCCATCCAAAGTTCACTTGAAAAAAACATGATCTTACGACATAGCTTTAACCAATTAAGCTGGATCACATCACATGCAATAAGCATTGTCGTCAATTCTGAAAAAACATTTAACACCTGAAAAATGTTGTTGGTTTTAAACAATCTTACTTGCGCAATGATAAACTTCCTGCCTTCCAATTATAAATACCAGGGAGTTAAAAAGGAATCAGGTGGTTACACCAATACCAGGTCAAAAGCATAAGTATTAAATTACTTCATTTGTCAACCATATATTAGGAAAATGCTTTACAAAGCACACATGGAAATAAGCAAAGAATTTTATTTTCCCCTGCAATTAGTGGCTCGGAGCTGCATCCAAAGGGTTCATAGATATTTGTGAAATCTTAGATGGTGTCTACCTTAAGTCTTTACCCTGGAATAATATTCCATTGTTATTTTTTCCTGATGTGTTCAATTATCCTGCGATTCCTTTCCTTCGCTTTATTTTCATCATTAGGAGTCTTCAGACTGGAAATCAAGCTGACGGAAAGGAAGTGCTTCAAGCTTCATGCTGCTCTGTCCATTAACTGTTAAGAGGGATGTTGTTTTCCACAAGTAAATGTCAGGAAGTGGGACTCCCTTCAGTTACCACTCCTATACAGAATAAGTGTATTTGTTTGGCAATAGTATTTTTGTCTAATTGTTTTTTCCCCTCCACATACTTTTATTATATTTGCTCATTTGCACAGATTCATCAAAAACTCAAACTTCAATGACGTCCATTTCTAGATAACCCACAGCTTCCTATCAATCTTAAGAACTGCCACAATGCATTAGATAATAGATGCAGATAATAAACAAGGGAATGTAGTCTCAAACCCACTCCCGTAGTGCTCTGATCTAGTTTCTTAAAGAGTTTGCAATTGAGAAGCTTTTGAATCAGATTCAGTTTGAACTGTCACCTAATGACTACTTATAGAAGGTTCACATTGTAGCAGATACATAAGGGGCCACTGAACTTCCCAGATTAGCAAATATTCatcggctaaaggatcaaggggtatggagagaaagcaggaaaggggtactaagggaatgatcagccatgatcttattgaattgtggtgcaggctcgaagggccgaatggcctactcctgcacctattttctatgtttctatcttaattAAAAGCATTTAAATTTGAGCTCAACCGAAGCTTTAAGTGGTAAATACACCATCCAATGTGCAACTGAACCATTTGAAACATGAAGCTCCCAGATTTGATCCCCCAGACTCTATTAAATTAGTTGATCTGAACCAGGACAGCATTTCGGCCACTATATTTGCCCAAGTATCCCTGGACAAtgaaggtgggggggtggggcggggggcagtggAGTGGGGTTTGAGCAAGTCAGCCAAGACTCTGGCTGCTGATCATTATCCATTGCTCCTGCTAGAAAGTGAGCAGGTTAAGGACAGAATCAGGCTTGGCTGTGGTGTCCCTAGCAGTTGAAGAACTAAcagaatcataggccccaagtttcgtcccgcggcgaaaacggcgcacctccgagctgggcgcctgtttttcacgccgaaaactgcgcctaaaaaaaaaagtccgatattctcgagctccttggagctcgatgtctgcttggcgcggcgcgctcttcgcagcagggggcggagcctaacactcgcaccgattttcgaagtagcagggggcggatacaatttaaattagccttcgtggtgccggcaaccctgcgcgttggagcgtgcacgcacgcgcagtctcacacaaacattggcactcgcccattttttaaaatactgcagaaaaagtgaagatttgtttcttggacccctgcaaaggcttgtaatttaattttttttgatatttctgtgtgtgagggagtgcttttagcagcactgctgaataaatcacctgctgaaatcagtgagttcagcttttcactgttaaacttgcagaaccggtgctgcattggtgcatgcaaagtaaggactgtgtgtttggagaaataagagtgccaattcaactttgcaatggatcaatgtccaccaagaacaaagatggcaaaccattgcataatacgtggtgttgacaatgcagcacccattctgcaaatttaaatataaaactgtcgatgtggctgcctctccctgtccaaatggcctcagtccccctcacagctcgaaggctgctgctgtatcttcggctgccgtcaagccactgacgccgcccataaagcgtggccgaatggcctcaagcaccttaaagagctgcgtgtgtcaggtgttgattcttcggctgccggccagccactgacgccgctgatatcctatggccgaatggcctcacgtccatccgctgctgattcttgggctgccggccagccactgatgccactgatctcatggccgaatggcctcgggtccgtccggtgctgtttcttcccggccagccacgaagagaatgaaggcctgcctcaagcactgcagctcagctcgaagcttgctgccgctgccgtcgagacactgacgccacaccgctgcctgtctccaacatgaaaggcctgcctgaagcactttcacacaggtaggaacatggtttatttaatcttttctttgcttataaatttttattcaggttggatttatttgtataatatttgtataagtataactaaggactgattgtagaatttaatgacttcccttcctcccctcccccccccccacctcgttccctacgcctaatttgtaacctacgcctgattttctaaagtgtagacaaggtttttttgagtgtACAaacatcttcacttactccattctaagttagtttggagtaagttttcactcacgaaactttgaaatcaggcataagtggccggacacgcccccttttgaaaaaaaattctgttccaaagtgaaactgttctaactgactagaactggaacaaactaaatgacgagaattccgatttctaagatactccgttctacaccagttgctcctaaaaatcaggagcaaatcatgtggaaacttggggccatagaatgattacagcacaggaggccgccattcagccAGTTCAGCTTGTGCCGAATTAGGTGCTAACCATTTGTGTGAAGAGCCAATAAAATCCCATCCTCAAAAATTAGAATACATAATGTACTCAGCGAAAGTAGTTATAACTACTCTCTCTGAACAACACACTTGTGAAACTATTCCAATGGTAATAGTTTCATACTTGGATTAGATCCCACTCGATGCTCCTTTGGAAATCCCCCATCCAGATAACTGCTTAATCATACCTGACAAAATCAATTCTGCTTATGCAGGTTTATTTTATCAGGGCCAAGTGATTTTTATAAGCcacagaactttaaaaaaaaactccacTTAAGATATACATTGCTGAGTTGCAACAAAGTGTCTCAGCTCGAAACTGTCATCCAGTAATTTTTGGGAGGTCTGGTTTGGCCATTAGCTCATTTTTACGTTTAGCATTCCCAGGTTATTTGCTGGCAGTTCTTCATACGAGACACATATGGAACCGTCTTCGCTTATGTGGTATGAGACCTCATATGGGTCGACCCACAGAGTCAGCTCACTGGGAAGGAGTGTGTAGAGCTGCTGGCTGCTGAGCCCGATTCTGTTGGCAGCTTTTCCAGTCAAGGGGTCCATTTTATGATTTATTCGGATACACTGGTAACCAGTCTCACCCAGAAAGAATCGTCATTTGGGCGAAGCATTGGAGCAGGCACCCATGGAACCAGATGCCAGCAGGAATCAGCTTTTCCTTTGGCATTTTCCCAAACAGCATCAGTTTGCAGTGGTAACACAGACATTCATTTACTATTCAGCATCTACTGTCCTTCCTTAAAAACGTCAGAGTAGGAAAATGAGGGGATAAGAATGTAAAATAAATTATTTCTCACTCACATGAAATGGAGTAACAAATTTATCAAATATGCTTGTCTTTACAAACAGTAGCAGTTGTCTTAAGAGATTTCAAATTAAAAAAATCATGCCTTTGGCTACTTGTATTGCTGAAAAAGTAAATAGTCAACTACTTTAAGCCAAAGCAAGCTGGGAAAATCTTTTGAGAATCCATTATTTAAGCAGAAGTCTGTTAACTGAATAGAAGGTAAACACCCTGGAATAATAAACAGAATTTTGCACTATTGCTTTTAAGAGGGGACAACTGATGATGGAAACTGAATGAATGCCAGTGTTTTCACTGCAAGCTGATGCTGCTGGGGCAAAACCCAAAGGAAAAGCTAATGCCAACAAAATGCATTTCCCCACAAACGTACGGAAGCTTGTGCAAAGCTCACTGATGTGGCAGCTGACGAAAGCCTGAGCAACATTATTAATCATTCAAGATTTTTTCCATTTTTCAAACTATCTTGCCGCAGCATGTCACTTACTGCCAATATAAACACTTGTCTGACTCAACTGCTTGAGGTCTCTTGGTACAAGCTCTGATCTGACACCACCATGGTGGTGAGGTCAAGGAATATGTTATCTGGCTTGGAGGTGTGTGTCCATTTACTTCTTATTGATAAACAGTTGTCCTGACAAGGTCTTGAACAACGTTATTCTATAAACTGCTGTGCAGTCAAGCAGGTCACCACTGCCCACATACTGCAGTTAGATCAACACTCCACAGCATTCCAGAAATAAGACAGTGAAACTTTGTTATATGTTTAACCTGACAATGAATGCCTAATTTATTTTACAAAAGTTTCCTTCTTAGGAGTACTAAGTGGGGTACTCCAGGGCTCAAAGTTGGGACTGTTACTGTTTCTAGTTTACACAAATGGCTTGGAATCAGAAACTCAAATTACAGTGAAAGAAAAAGAcagatttgcattgatatagcactttacagccaatgaagtacttatgaagtgtagtcactgttgtaatgtagaaaacacggcagccaatttgcacacagcaagctcccacaaacatcaatatgataatgaccagataatctgttttagtgatattggttgagggataaatattggccaagaaaaaaagcataactcccctgctctatttttaaattatgccatgggatcttttacatccaccggagagagcagataaggcctcggttttaacatctcatctgaaagacagcacatccgacagtgcagcactccctcagtactgtactggagtatcagcttagactttttgtgctcaagtctctggcatgcGATTTGAAACCAAGTGGCTCACAAGGACTTCAGGAGCAGTAGAATTGGAGGAAGCAGTTCAGAAATTAGAGCAAGTTGAATAAAATATGTAAATGTGTACAGTAATGTTgaaatggaatttaatgcagacaaatgtAAGTAGGAAGCAGAAAGTAAGCAAGAAACATACTCCATGAACTGTGTACAAATAGCTGAGTCTCAGTAGGcttaatgttcaacatgtccaactaATGCAGAGCACCAATCAACCAACAGAATGATGAACAACATAGAAAAACATTGGAATACATGTCAGACTAAGTCATGATTAACAGTGAGATCATCAGGCAGCACGtgtggagagagagtgagttatcagccctgaatttgcggtcggtgtGATGGAAACCGTCAGAGTACACCGTCATACCACCTTTGAAACTGGCCGCAAGTTCCGGATttcctaaatcccgaacttgcgatctgtcaagttacaACTACACAGAGGCTTCGCTGCATTTTTCACCTCCTGATAGGAATCAACGTGCTGTCGAACTATTGGCCTAACTGCCCAGCTACTCCGAAGTAATTATGTTGAAAATGTTTTAAGTCTTGTGCAAACAGACGCAGGAAGCCTGTTGCACAGTGTAAAGTTACCAGACAGAATTGCTTTTAAGAACAGAGTGCTGGAAATCTTGCATTAAAAAAGAACAGGAAAtattggaaatgcacagcaggataTGTTCCATTTAATTTTAATTCGTAAAATGTCAAAAATGGCAAGGGTATTGCATATTGGCTCACCTATGTTTTCACTTTCACCAGTAATAGACATTGATTAAAAAGATACACAAAACTTATTTAAATGGTTGCATCTAACAGCCGACAAACACGACCTTTTCTTCAGCACTGTTAAAAGATTGTGCCATTGTGCTGTGTTCGTGGTTGCAAGGATGGAATTAAATTGAAATGAGTAATTTCAGATTCTTGCAGGGAAAGGGATCATCGCCAAGCCTGACTTTGGAAACGCTGATTGCTTCCGGGTTGTCTCTAAATCTctttctcagattttttttttttttatcaaCTGCAATCTGAAAGGACTCAGCCATTTCCCTTAGCTCAATCGTGCAAATAAAGAGATTACCATTCAATTTAGAGACCCCTTTGTAAATGGTCAGCTTTTAAAGATCCGGGCTCAAATTAGCTTCAAAATGTTCTTAAATACGAGTGGAATTATTGCAATTTAGATGTGAAAATTTAGAACCCTTGAAATTAGGATGGAATTTAATATATTTGTTTCGTCTTTTGTTACTgttattgttaagtcctgactctaatgtactgacttacacgagacatgctgaaggtcactcaggacctgcacttttaattccagctctcccagtgctgcacttgcccgagacctctctttatatacctcagtgggacaggcatggagtgtctcctgaaagtgcacccctggtggtaaggtgtgctttttgttacaggtcatatccagttacagtcatgtaacatggtaagatacagttatatacagtagtgtgagatacatgacatcatcctccccccaaggtcttattgcctttatagattcagtcactcaggtggtctgcgctctcgcgtggagcatcttagttgtggttcagttgtttgccttggtgcctgtttttcgttcggtgtgattgctggtatttcgcctgggctgtctgtttcgttcggtgtgattgctggtatttcgcctgTGCTGTCTgtggagactgccctttcctcaggttgttccaccggtTTGTCCACCAggcgtggtgtgagttccacattgtagtgtgcctctatagggggcacttgtaaattatggttttagtgcccccaaaaaaacctacaaaaaatacaaaaaaaaaccccaaaaaacagggcctggaaaaatgtttggagtgtcccccagattggggggcgcttgatctaactgtttatttattgtttccaaccaatcaaaagagttgtagtctgcctctggttcttcagtgttatcagtgaatctactttttatttggtcgacatgcctccggcaggtttggccattgtccatttgtacaaccagcagcctgtttccctctttgtcggttactgtccctgcaagccatttgggaccccggccatagtttagcacaaacactttggcacctatctcattccatctccccctcgaatttcggtcatggtactcagttagcttttgacgcttagtctCAACAATTTcatacatgtctgggaggattaacgagagcctggtctttaaagttcgtttcatcaatagcagtcaacgaatgcggacgagatctgtatgccagcagcagtcccgacaggcggctctgcagtgtgggaccttggattctgagcatgccttgtttaatgatctgcactgctcgctccgcctggccattggaggccggcttgaaaggtgccgttttaacgtgatttataccgtggtcaactatgaaatcgTGAAATTCTACgccggtgaagcacggaccattatcactgaccaatatgtcaggaatgccgtgcgttgcaaacatggttcataggctctccacagtggtggaggtggtgctcgagtttaaaatggtgcattcgatccactttgaaaatgcatcgacaacgaggaacattttgcccatgaatgggcccacatagactacatgcacccgcgaccacggtttggtgggccagggccagggacgcagagctccaagtctgcgtcaatgccaggccaccagacatgagatctggctatggccttcataaggacgatccccgggtgctcgtgatggagctcccggacaaacgcctccctgcctcgtaagggcataactactcggctgccccacatcaggcagtttgcctgtagtgagagttcatgcacgcgcctatggaagggtttgacctcctcggagcaggcatcgcgagcctctgcccagtcgccggttaaaacgcatcttttaactcgagataacgtggggtcactggtcttccaggctctgatttggcgagccgtcatgggcgaacgcgTCGATTCAAagccattgattgccatgaccatctcacagtcctggtcgtcggacccttctgtggtcgccaggggtagcctactaagcacgtcagcacagttgtctgtgcctgatcgtgtagttgtaagccggcagcatgagtgcccactgccgaatgcgcgccaaggcgttgccgttgattgccttgcactcggatagtagggacgtgaggggtttgcggtcagtttttaacgcaaacttggccccgaaaaggtatcggtgcatctttttgacaccgtacacgcatgcctccttctcaaccatactgtacccgcgctccgcccgcgaaagtgacctggaggcataagcaacgggttgcaatttatccgcatcattgacgtgctgtaaaacgcacccgacccgatacgctgatgcatcacacgcaaggactaactttttacctgggtcaaaaaaggctaaaacactcttggaacatagaaggttgcgtgccttattgaaggcgcgttcttgggcatcctcccaaaaccaatcgcacccctttctgagtagcacgtggagaggctccagcagcgtgctcaagttctgcataaagttcccaaagtaattgagtagcccgagaaaggcacgcagttctgacacattccggggcctgggtgccaggcgaattgcttcggttttggattcggttgggcggattccatcagcggcaatccttctgaccaaaaattcaacctcaggcgcgagaaacagacacttggattccttaactcttaggcctacccgatccaatcgacttagtacttcctcaagattgcggagatgagagtcggtgtccctgccccgtgatgagtatgtcatcttgaaacacaaccgtccccgggatggacttgagcagactctccatgttgcgctggaatatagcagctgccgacctgatgccgaatgggtatcgattgtacacaaaaaggcctcgatgtgtgttgatggtggtgagtcgcttagactcggtcagttcttgcgtcatatacgcagatgaggGGTCaaatttcgagaaaagttttcctccagccaatgtggcaaataggtcctccgctctgggcagtgggtattggtcctgtcgggagactctgtttatggtagacttataatccccacagattcgcacggatccatcaggcttcatgacggggacgatggggcttgcccagttgctgaattccacgggagaaattatgccttcccgcagaagccggtccagtttgttttcaatcttttccctcatcacatcaggcacagctctagccttgtgatggaccggtctggcattgtgtgtgatgtagattctaactttagcccctttgaaggtgcccacacctggctgaaagagatgttcaaaacggcttagaactgttcagcaggaggtctgttcctctgacgacatggcgtgaacatcatcccatttccaattaagttctgctagccagcttctccccaacaggctgggagatccccggggacaatccacagggaaag
This genomic interval carries:
- the LOC139275336 gene encoding protein BTG1-like, with amino-acid sequence SLREISQMQLILRKQTGYQCIRINHKMDPLTGKAANRIGLSSQQLYTLLPSELTLWVDPYEVSYHISEDGSICVSYEELPANNLGMLNVKMS